From Deltaproteobacteria bacterium, a single genomic window includes:
- a CDS encoding 4Fe-4S dicluster domain-containing protein, with protein sequence MEFSSTAEGLRAFTEFLMKDHEVVAPVKKRGRFVFEIIDDASEVVRDYPSTLLPPVRFIYPDNERLLSFDLNDITNASPIVDAPRRALLFVHPCDIHAIAVMDEVLSKEPADANYLARRKAAIIIGYDCKTPCTENCLCFDKGCHKIDAGFDIMITELRGAKFFARAGSEAGLTALKNSGSFERASHSDKLSLVEAKEAKDKKFKRVLPKDVAVLSHELKARSASTIWNTEGDKCVSCGACNIVCPTCYCFDVADTVDVTTMKGERIRKWDSCQLSGFCKVASGENFRNTAASRLRHRVFKKEVYLKKRLGRSGCVGCGRCITHCIAKISIKDIFTRVMNGEE encoded by the coding sequence ATGGAATTTAGCTCCACTGCCGAAGGCCTGAGGGCCTTTACAGAGTTCCTGATGAAAGACCACGAGGTAGTAGCGCCGGTAAAAAAACGCGGCAGGTTCGTCTTCGAGATAATCGATGACGCATCAGAGGTTGTCCGCGATTATCCGTCAACGCTTTTACCTCCGGTGCGTTTTATCTACCCTGACAACGAACGCCTCTTAAGCTTCGACCTAAACGACATTACAAACGCCTCGCCAATCGTCGATGCCCCGAGGCGCGCCCTGCTCTTTGTCCACCCATGCGACATACACGCCATAGCAGTAATGGACGAAGTGCTATCCAAAGAACCTGCAGACGCAAACTATCTGGCAAGAAGAAAGGCCGCGATCATTATCGGCTATGACTGCAAAACGCCATGCACGGAGAACTGCCTCTGCTTTGACAAGGGCTGTCACAAGATAGATGCCGGGTTCGATATAATGATAACAGAGCTTCGGGGCGCGAAATTCTTTGCCAGGGCCGGGTCGGAGGCCGGGCTTACGGCCTTAAAAAACTCCGGCTCCTTCGAGCGGGCCTCGCACTCCGATAAGCTCTCACTCGTCGAGGCAAAAGAGGCCAAGGACAAAAAATTCAAGCGCGTGCTTCCAAAGGACGTGGCCGTACTCTCGCACGAACTCAAGGCGCGGTCAGCTTCCACCATATGGAACACCGAAGGCGACAAATGCGTATCCTGCGGCGCCTGCAACATCGTCTGCCCAACGTGCTACTGCTTCGACGTCGCGGACACAGTGGACGTAACCACCATGAAGGGCGAACGTATACGCAAGTGGGACTCGTGCCAGCTCTCGGGGTTTTGCAAGGTAGCTTCCGGCGAGAACTTTAGAAACACCGCGGCGTCGCGTCTTAGGCATCGCGTATTCAAGAAAGAGGTCTACCTTAAAAAGCGCCTTGGAAGGTCCGGCTGTGTGGGCTGCGGCAGGTGCATAACGCACTGCATCGCAAAGATAAGCATAAAAGACATATTCACGCGCGTCATGAACGGAGAAGAGTGA
- a CDS encoding FAD/NAD(P)-binding protein: MCKSADIKRYPMPATVEKIVTATETEKVFTIRLDGGKTLGHKPGQFVMYSIYGLGEAPISISSSPLDKDTFDLCIRAAGNLTNAIHAMKEGARIGIRGPFGNGFSMDALYNKDVLIAAGGLGLAPLRSLIETITRERDRFGRVILLAGAKRPDLLLYNERFGDWASHGIELHSTVDIATGNWHGHVGVITTLFKYITIDPVKTMAVVVGAPVMFKFVIHELTTRGVFESNILMSLERRMRCGLGKCGHCQINGIYLCQDGPVISYLDAKKLDEAI, translated from the coding sequence ATGTGCAAGAGCGCTGACATAAAACGCTACCCCATGCCGGCAACGGTTGAGAAGATCGTCACGGCAACGGAAACCGAAAAGGTCTTCACCATCCGCCTTGACGGCGGCAAAACCCTTGGCCACAAGCCCGGGCAATTCGTCATGTACTCGATATACGGCCTTGGCGAGGCCCCTATCTCCATATCCTCCTCCCCTCTTGATAAAGACACATTCGACCTCTGTATAAGGGCCGCTGGCAACCTCACAAACGCCATACACGCGATGAAGGAAGGCGCGAGAATCGGCATCAGGGGGCCGTTTGGGAACGGTTTCTCCATGGACGCGCTCTATAATAAGGACGTTTTAATCGCTGCCGGAGGGCTCGGGCTTGCGCCGCTTCGCTCTCTTATAGAGACCATCACAAGAGAAAGAGACCGCTTTGGCCGCGTCATCCTTCTTGCCGGAGCAAAGCGGCCTGATCTACTCCTTTATAATGAAAGGTTCGGCGACTGGGCCTCGCACGGCATAGAGCTCCATTCGACCGTCGACATTGCCACAGGCAACTGGCACGGCCACGTAGGCGTGATAACAACGCTCTTTAAATACATCACCATAGACCCGGTAAAGACAATGGCCGTGGTAGTGGGCGCGCCCGTTATGTTCAAGTTCGTTATTCACGAGCTTACGACAAGGGGCGTGTTCGAATCCAACATCCTCATGTCGCTTGAACGAAGAATGCGCTGCGGTCTCGGCAAATGCGGGCACTGCCAGATAAACGGCATATACCTTTGCCAGGACGGGCCGGTTATAAGCTACCTCGACGCGAAGAAACTGGACGAGGCCATATGA
- a CDS encoding NADH:ubiquinone oxidoreductase: protein MRPKIGVFSFSSCEGCQLQILNLEREIPAIAGLVELVNFREAMNKISDDYAIAFVEGSITREKEVAEVEAIRKQAKILVSLGACAHLGGVNSLKNPKPKEEWLKTVYKTTDVFTDTFETKRVSDVVKVDYDIPGCPIDKFEFVRTVFALLAGVAPRLPDKPVCAECRVKPNPCLVEDNELCLGSITRAGCGAICPTYGEECVACRGVLKDANIKGLTKILNDRGHSKTAINGKLELFNLLAKIEV from the coding sequence GTGAGACCGAAAATAGGAGTGTTTAGCTTCTCAAGCTGCGAGGGCTGCCAGCTCCAGATACTTAACCTCGAGCGCGAGATACCTGCGATCGCCGGGCTTGTAGAGCTTGTTAACTTCAGAGAAGCGATGAACAAGATAAGCGACGACTATGCCATAGCGTTCGTCGAGGGCTCTATTACGAGAGAAAAAGAGGTCGCCGAGGTCGAGGCCATAAGGAAGCAGGCAAAGATACTTGTAAGCCTCGGCGCGTGCGCGCACCTTGGCGGAGTTAACAGCCTTAAAAATCCAAAGCCAAAGGAAGAATGGCTAAAAACAGTTTACAAGACTACCGATGTGTTCACCGACACCTTCGAGACAAAACGTGTTTCAGATGTGGTGAAGGTGGATTACGACATACCCGGCTGCCCTATCGATAAATTCGAGTTCGTAAGAACCGTGTTCGCGCTGCTTGCGGGTGTAGCCCCAAGGCTCCCGGACAAGCCCGTTTGCGCGGAATGCCGCGTAAAGCCCAACCCATGTCTTGTGGAAGATAACGAACTCTGCCTCGGTTCGATTACAAGGGCAGGATGCGGCGCCATATGCCCGACATACGGCGAGGAGTGCGTTGCGTGCAGGGGCGTACTAAAAGACGCGAACATAAAAGGCCTTACGAAGATACTCAACGACAGAGGGCATTCGAAGACAGCTATCAATGGAAAGCTCGAGCTCTTTAACCTGCTCGCAAAAATAGAGGTCTGA
- a CDS encoding Ni/Fe hydrogenase subunit alpha, with protein MTHDIHIRIPHVTRVEGHGNIVLDVKSGKIEELRLEIVESPRFFEVMLKGRPITEVPGITSRICGICAISHTCASLRACEATLGITPSAETIILRKVLLNAEILQSHILHLGLLVLPDFFGKGSVIELAKTEPEAVQAALRLKAAANEIAALFTGRHVHPIGMAIGGFKAWPEKKVFSKARAVLEGTQKDLDAMVSVFKTLTPPPLERATNYVSLTADKEYALYDGVIKRSIGGITKVADYKDVINEEVVRYSTAKQSKSNGKSIMVGALSRLNNNFPLISGEAKDAAKKLGMAEPSIKPFDNNTAQLIECVHTVYDSLKLLERDIPDGGPPARATNKAGRGVGAVEAPRGTLYHEYETDKDGIVVSANCIIPTAQNLANIERDIEAIVPSIIKEPQEKIALTLEMLVRAYDPCISCSTHFLDVKLIGGGNG; from the coding sequence ATGACTCACGACATACACATACGCATACCGCACGTAACAAGGGTCGAGGGGCACGGCAACATCGTCCTCGACGTAAAGAGCGGCAAGATAGAGGAACTGCGGCTCGAGATAGTCGAGAGCCCGCGCTTTTTCGAGGTCATGCTAAAGGGCCGTCCGATAACAGAGGTGCCAGGCATAACCTCTCGCATCTGCGGCATATGCGCCATAAGCCACACGTGCGCCTCGCTTAGGGCCTGCGAGGCGACTTTAGGGATTACACCGAGCGCTGAGACCATTATCCTAAGAAAAGTCCTTCTTAACGCCGAAATACTCCAGAGCCACATCCTGCATCTCGGGCTACTTGTGCTTCCGGACTTCTTTGGCAAGGGCTCGGTAATCGAGCTTGCAAAGACAGAGCCCGAGGCAGTGCAGGCAGCGCTCAGACTAAAGGCCGCTGCCAACGAAATCGCAGCTCTCTTTACCGGCCGCCACGTACACCCCATCGGCATGGCTATCGGCGGGTTCAAGGCATGGCCCGAGAAAAAAGTATTTTCAAAGGCCAGGGCCGTGCTCGAAGGAACTCAAAAGGACCTCGATGCGATGGTTTCGGTTTTTAAAACCCTTACGCCGCCGCCGCTTGAGAGGGCTACGAACTACGTCTCCCTCACCGCCGACAAAGAATACGCGCTCTATGACGGGGTAATCAAAAGAAGCATCGGCGGTATTACGAAAGTAGCGGACTATAAGGATGTAATAAACGAAGAGGTCGTAAGGTACTCAACCGCCAAGCAATCGAAAAGTAACGGCAAATCCATCATGGTGGGCGCGCTCTCAAGGCTAAACAACAACTTCCCACTCATATCCGGTGAAGCAAAGGACGCGGCAAAAAAGCTTGGCATGGCAGAGCCGTCCATAAAGCCTTTTGACAACAACACCGCGCAGCTTATCGAATGCGTGCACACGGTGTATGATTCGCTAAAACTTCTCGAAAGAGACATCCCGGACGGCGGCCCTCCTGCCAGGGCAACAAACAAGGCAGGCAGAGGTGTCGGCGCGGTAGAAGCGCCGCGCGGCACGCTCTACCATGAATACGAAACAGACAAGGACGGCATAGTGGTGTCTGCAAACTGCATCATCCCGACTGCCCAAAACCTTGCAAACATTGAGAGGGACATAGAGGCCATCGTGCCTTCCATTATAAAGGAGCCGCAAGAAAAGATAGCCCTCACCCTCGAAATGCTTGTGCGCGCATACGACCCGTGCATATCCTGCTCCACGCATTTTCTGGATGTAAAGCTGATAGGCGGCGGCAATGGGTAA
- a CDS encoding hydrogenase maturation protease, translating to MGKDTLVIGLGNILMGDDGAGIRVIEELSKLQVPANVELMDGGTPGVDLMSIIKKYKKVIIADAVLDTTPGASVRHFHADEITGFGGAMSLHGLGLEAAITLMKTFGEDLSGVTVVGIPIERAERTMELSVETLSRVKDAVEFITCEFNGGGHG from the coding sequence ATGGGTAAAGACACGCTCGTCATAGGGCTTGGTAATATACTCATGGGAGATGACGGCGCAGGAATCAGGGTTATCGAGGAACTCTCAAAACTACAAGTGCCGGCAAATGTCGAGCTTATGGACGGCGGCACGCCGGGTGTTGACTTGATGAGCATAATAAAAAAATACAAAAAAGTCATCATAGCGGACGCGGTGCTCGACACAACACCCGGGGCCTCGGTACGCCACTTTCACGCAGACGAGATAACGGGGTTTGGCGGCGCGATGTCGCTCCACGGGCTCGGGCTCGAGGCCGCGATAACGCTAATGAAGACATTTGGCGAGGACCTCTCTGGCGTAACGGTAGTTGGCATACCAATCGAGAGGGCCGAGAGGACGATGGAACTATCGGTGGAAACACTTTCGCGCGTAAAGGACGCGGTCGAGTTTATAACCTGCGAATTCAACGGAGGCGGTCATGGATAA
- a CDS encoding cyclic nucleotide-binding domain-containing protein translates to MDKKEILRNSYIFGSLTAKEIDAVAAISEEKKYKAASVIFKEGEKAEKLYLLVSGKVSIEMDVSSKEKVSVMTEAKPGGEFGWSALIDPHMHVVSARAAVDSTILCVDTKALDNLIAKDYYMGYVIMRGVAKLSAESTRNARLQLIHTHYGA, encoded by the coding sequence ATGGATAAAAAAGAGATTCTAAGGAACTCGTATATATTCGGCTCGCTAACCGCCAAGGAGATAGACGCTGTAGCGGCCATTTCGGAGGAGAAAAAATACAAGGCAGCGAGCGTAATCTTCAAGGAAGGCGAAAAGGCCGAAAAACTATACCTCCTCGTTTCGGGCAAGGTGTCGATAGAGATGGACGTAAGCAGCAAAGAAAAAGTAAGCGTAATGACAGAGGCCAAGCCAGGGGGCGAGTTCGGCTGGTCGGCGCTAATAGACCCGCATATGCATGTCGTATCGGCGCGCGCTGCCGTTGACTCTACAATTCTTTGCGTCGACACAAAAGCGCTGGATAATCTCATCGCGAAAGATTACTACATGGGGTACGTGATAATGCGCGGAGTCGCGAAACTTAGCGCCGAGAGCACACGAAACGCAAGGCTTCAGCTGATACACACGCACTACGGGGCTTAA
- a CDS encoding radical SAM protein — protein sequence MCYSIPGRVLSILKGRAIIDYFGDKRELSSGFENIKPGDYVVAQGGIVIETVPEDAAKEILEAWREAFFRLKSADEALLLKNSGNEASAETKTIIEAALSGKTLSKTDVQTLLASPAADLAFICSAANTLRAREQGNSACVHGIIEFSNFCASSCAYCGINAANPGLKRYRMEPKEIIEHTVDVSKRLGFKAIVLQSGEDDSYDAKTLSHIAKKILKQTPMLLIMSIGERPIELYRELYASGVRGALIRFETSNKSRYSKLHNSPLEERVSLIKELKKMGYAVITGSLAGLPGETADDSAEDILLSASLSPEMHSMGPFIAHRDTPLKDAASISLETYLKETAVLRLLDPKKSILVPSAFETLYGFDAVKTALLSGANSMMINLTPKEYGGLYSIYPGKQHYEEVSADVERKLSLLNELGRAPTDIGIKV from the coding sequence ATGTGCTATTCCATTCCAGGCCGCGTGCTCTCGATACTGAAGGGCCGCGCCATAATCGACTACTTCGGCGACAAAAGAGAGCTTTCCTCGGGCTTTGAGAACATAAAGCCAGGGGATTATGTCGTTGCCCAGGGCGGCATCGTCATCGAGACCGTTCCCGAAGACGCGGCAAAGGAAATACTCGAAGCATGGAGAGAGGCCTTCTTCCGCTTAAAAAGCGCCGACGAAGCGCTGCTTCTAAAAAACAGCGGCAACGAAGCTTCGGCAGAAACAAAAACCATCATCGAGGCCGCGCTCTCGGGTAAAACTCTCTCAAAGACAGACGTGCAGACGCTCCTCGCCTCCCCTGCAGCCGACCTTGCGTTCATCTGCTCTGCGGCAAACACGCTACGGGCAAGAGAACAGGGCAACTCTGCCTGCGTACACGGGATAATAGAATTTTCGAACTTCTGCGCGTCTTCATGCGCGTACTGCGGCATAAACGCCGCGAACCCGGGGCTTAAACGCTACAGGATGGAACCAAAGGAAATAATAGAGCATACGGTGGACGTTTCCAAGCGGCTCGGGTTCAAGGCAATAGTACTTCAAAGCGGCGAGGACGATTCATACGACGCAAAAACACTTTCCCATATCGCAAAGAAAATACTTAAGCAAACTCCGATGCTCCTTATAATGAGCATCGGGGAGAGACCAATTGAACTCTATAGAGAACTCTACGCTTCGGGCGTAAGGGGCGCGCTGATACGCTTCGAGACATCGAATAAAAGCAGATACTCAAAACTTCACAACAGCCCCCTTGAAGAGCGCGTAAGCCTGATAAAGGAACTTAAAAAAATGGGGTATGCTGTCATAACAGGCTCACTCGCAGGCCTCCCTGGCGAGACAGCGGACGACAGCGCAGAAGATATTTTACTTTCAGCCTCGCTCTCTCCTGAGATGCATTCCATGGGCCCGTTCATCGCGCACAGGGATACCCCGCTTAAAGACGCTGCTTCCATCTCACTTGAAACATATCTAAAGGAAACTGCGGTGCTTCGCCTGCTTGACCCTAAAAAGAGCATACTCGTCCCGAGCGCATTCGAAACGCTCTACGGGTTCGATGCCGTAAAAACCGCGCTTCTCTCGGGCGCGAACTCGATGATGATAAACCTTACGCCAAAAGAATACGGCGGCCTCTACTCGATATACCCCGGAAAGCAGCATTACGAAGAGGTCTCTGCTGACGTAGAGCGCAAACTCAGCCTCTTAAACGAACTTGGCAGGGCGCCGACGGATATAGGGATAAAGGTATGA
- the hydG gene encoding [FeFe] hydrogenase H-cluster radical SAM maturase HydG: MRKNFLKTHDIPAVLAKTAALSKTSIREVVARARTLSGLTLEETALLLNAADEELIAEILSAAKNVKEDIYGSRLVLFTPLYVSDQCVNDCLYCGFRKNGSERRGRALTKEEIQNETTAIINDGHKRILLVAAENPAITDVEYIANAVETIYSVKAGKSNIRRVNVNMAPLSIMDFKKLKASGIGTYQLFQETYDEAAYKKAHAKGPKADFLKRLYAMHDAMEAGIDDVGIGALFGLGDWRVETLSLLAHSMELEKTYGAGPHTISIPRLEPANGAPLSTIQPNAVSDADFMKLTAILRLAVPYTGIILSTRESAKLRNTLFHLGVSQISANSRTTVGGHINKEDGTAQFSVHDKRTTEEIIRELSKENFSPSFCTACYRTGRTGSDFMELAKPGEIKRFCVPNSILSFKEYLLDFGEAEMVAEGEGLIKKELEHIKDAALRSATEKKLREMEEGKRDLFF; encoded by the coding sequence ATGCGTAAAAATTTTTTAAAGACACATGACATACCTGCCGTTCTCGCAAAGACCGCCGCTCTCTCCAAGACTTCGATTAGAGAGGTGGTAGCCAGGGCACGAACGCTCTCCGGGCTTACGCTCGAAGAAACAGCGCTTCTTTTAAACGCCGCCGATGAGGAGCTTATCGCTGAAATACTTAGCGCTGCCAAAAATGTAAAAGAGGACATCTACGGCTCACGGCTCGTGCTCTTTACCCCACTCTACGTATCCGACCAATGCGTAAACGACTGCCTGTACTGCGGCTTCAGGAAAAACGGCAGCGAGCGCAGAGGCCGCGCCCTTACGAAAGAAGAAATACAAAACGAAACAACGGCAATAATAAACGACGGGCATAAGCGGATACTGCTCGTTGCAGCCGAAAACCCCGCAATCACGGATGTCGAGTATATTGCCAATGCAGTTGAAACGATTTACTCGGTAAAGGCCGGCAAGAGTAACATCCGCCGCGTGAACGTGAACATGGCGCCGCTCTCGATTATGGATTTTAAGAAGCTAAAAGCATCGGGCATCGGCACGTACCAGCTATTCCAGGAAACCTACGACGAGGCTGCTTACAAAAAGGCGCACGCAAAAGGGCCGAAGGCGGACTTTCTAAAGCGCCTCTACGCCATGCACGACGCAATGGAGGCAGGCATAGACGATGTCGGCATAGGCGCGCTATTCGGGCTCGGTGATTGGAGAGTAGAGACGCTCTCGCTCCTTGCCCATTCGATGGAGCTCGAAAAGACCTACGGCGCCGGGCCGCACACAATATCGATTCCGAGACTCGAGCCGGCAAACGGCGCGCCACTCTCTACTATACAGCCAAATGCCGTGTCTGACGCCGACTTCATGAAACTCACGGCGATACTAAGATTGGCCGTGCCATACACGGGCATAATACTTAGCACCAGAGAGAGCGCAAAGTTAAGAAACACTCTCTTTCACCTTGGAGTGTCGCAGATAAGCGCGAACTCAAGAACAACTGTTGGCGGACACATTAATAAGGAAGACGGCACGGCCCAGTTCAGCGTGCACGACAAGAGAACGACCGAGGAAATCATACGCGAGCTTTCAAAGGAAAACTTTTCGCCAAGCTTCTGCACCGCGTGTTACCGCACGGGAAGGACAGGTAGCGATTTCATGGAACTTGCAAAGCCTGGCGAGATAAAACGCTTTTGCGTGCCAAACTCGATATTGAGCTTCAAGGAATATCTCTTGGACTTCGGAGAAGCGGAAATGGTCGCAGAAGGCGAGGGACTAATCAAGAAAGAACTCGAACACATAAAAGACGCTGCACTTAGAAGCGCTACCGAGAAAAAACTCCGTGAAATGGAAGAAGGCAAGCGCGACCTGTTTTTTTAG
- a CDS encoding YgiQ family radical SAM protein produces the protein MFIPSTKEELTRLGWKGLDVILVSGDAYIDSPFVGVSVVGKVLMAAGYKVGIIGQPALDTDKDIMRLGEPKLFWGVTAGCIDSMVANRTASGKKRKADDYTPGGVNDKRPDRAAIAYSNLIQRFRRDTSRPIVLGGIEASLRRVSHYDFWTDRVRGSVLFDAKADYLLYGMAEGSARELANCLKNGGDPSTIRGLCYISKTLVAGSIEMPSFEETRDDKKKFLEAFRIFYSNNDPVTAKALTQRHGVRYLVQNPPAPYVTGEALDKVYNLEYERELHPVHRKDGEVKVLETIRFAVSTHRGCYGECAFCAIAVHEGRRVRSRSRASIVKEVEAIAKHPRFKGMIHDVGGPSANMYASDCARMEKKGCCADKSCVSPEVCPALKQGHDEQIELLKAVRAVSGVKKAVVASGIRYDMVLADKKCGEKYLKEIVTNHVSGQLKIAPEHSEQKVLGMMAKPGCGRDTLVKFKDLFFKFNKEAGLRQFLSYYFIAAHPGCTEADMKKLKDFAVSELGVTPEQTQLFTPAPATISTAMYWAEKDMDGNTCFVEKTFKGREGQKEALVGNQGGAERAKGPVKGRGRFPVRGRR, from the coding sequence ATGTTCATTCCGAGCACAAAAGAAGAGCTAACGAGGCTTGGCTGGAAGGGCCTTGATGTAATACTGGTTAGCGGCGATGCGTACATCGACTCGCCGTTTGTCGGCGTTTCGGTCGTTGGCAAAGTCCTGATGGCTGCGGGCTATAAGGTCGGCATCATCGGCCAGCCCGCTCTTGATACCGATAAGGACATAATGCGCCTTGGCGAGCCCAAGCTTTTCTGGGGCGTGACCGCAGGGTGCATAGACTCGATGGTTGCCAACCGGACGGCCAGCGGCAAGAAACGAAAGGCCGACGACTATACGCCCGGCGGCGTTAATGACAAGCGGCCAGACAGAGCGGCAATCGCTTATTCCAACCTCATACAAAGGTTTCGACGCGATACAAGCCGGCCGATAGTGCTTGGAGGCATCGAGGCAAGTCTGCGCCGCGTTTCTCACTACGATTTCTGGACCGACAGGGTGCGCGGCTCTGTCCTGTTCGATGCAAAGGCCGATTATCTCCTCTATGGCATGGCAGAGGGCTCGGCAAGGGAGCTTGCTAATTGTCTTAAAAACGGAGGAGACCCGTCGACCATTCGGGGGCTTTGCTATATTTCCAAGACGCTGGTTGCTGGCTCAATCGAGATGCCGTCCTTCGAGGAGACGAGGGACGATAAGAAAAAATTCCTCGAGGCCTTCAGGATATTCTATTCCAATAACGACCCAGTGACAGCCAAGGCCCTTACGCAGCGCCACGGCGTCCGGTATCTTGTGCAGAACCCGCCTGCGCCGTATGTTACAGGCGAGGCGCTCGATAAGGTCTATAACCTCGAGTACGAGAGAGAGCTTCATCCGGTGCACAGGAAAGACGGCGAGGTGAAGGTCCTGGAAACCATACGCTTTGCCGTGTCAACGCACCGCGGCTGCTACGGCGAGTGCGCGTTTTGCGCGATAGCCGTGCACGAGGGCCGCCGCGTAAGGAGCAGGAGCAGGGCGTCCATAGTTAAGGAAGTTGAGGCTATAGCGAAGCATCCGAGGTTCAAGGGCATGATACACGACGTCGGAGGGCCTTCGGCAAACATGTATGCGAGCGACTGCGCGAGGATGGAAAAGAAGGGCTGCTGCGCTGATAAGAGCTGCGTTTCGCCGGAAGTTTGCCCGGCATTGAAACAGGGACATGACGAACAGATAGAGCTACTGAAGGCCGTTCGCGCAGTTTCGGGAGTAAAGAAGGCGGTTGTCGCTTCCGGCATACGCTACGATATGGTGCTCGCCGATAAAAAGTGCGGTGAAAAGTATCTAAAGGAAATAGTTACGAACCATGTCTCCGGGCAGCTTAAGATCGCGCCCGAGCATTCCGAGCAGAAGGTGCTGGGTATGATGGCCAAGCCCGGGTGCGGACGAGATACACTTGTAAAGTTCAAGGACCTCTTTTTCAAGTTCAACAAGGAGGCAGGGCTACGGCAGTTTCTTTCATACTACTTTATTGCCGCGCACCCCGGGTGCACCGAGGCCGATATGAAGAAGTTAAAGGACTTCGCGGTATCCGAACTTGGCGTTACGCCGGAGCAGACGCAGCTCTTTACCCCTGCCCCTGCCACCATTTCGACTGCCATGTACTGGGCAGAAAAGGACATGGACGGTAATACCTGTTTTGTGGAGAAGACGTTTAAGGGCAGGGAGGGGCAAAAGGAAGCGCTTGTTGGTAATCAGGGCGGCGCTGAGAGGGCGAAGGGGCCTGTGAAAGGCCGCGGACGTTTCCCTGTGAGGGGGCGGCGCTAA